A window from Ignavibacteriota bacterium encodes these proteins:
- a CDS encoding xanthine dehydrogenase family protein molybdopterin-binding subunit: MAIKKSKHFFEEDFVEKIGEVSDEKYKPLPPNKELKFIGKKIPRYDGYNKVNGKAVYTFDINLPNMVYGKILRSNIPHAKIKSIDISKAKNIDGVLEILTFENTQEYNWYGNTSKLFDQHLRYEGDEIACVCATSQKIAEEAVKKIIVSFAKLPFEVDAEKSLKSENLKIHEAGNISREKPDEYSRGNIDAGFEQSEVILEDTFTTQIAIHNPTEVHCSVVNWEGEKLKIWDSTQGIFEVRNSIAKSLGLKEENVQVIKEYMGGGFGSKLEAGKYTLMASLLAKKLKRPVKIVLDRKEMNLAVGNRPDSKQTLKVGVKKDGTILALSHHSIANVGAYPSGGGCSWPARSMYQIPNVKTVDYSIFTNTGRGRAFRAPGHVQGTFALDSILDDVAEKIVMDPLEFRIKNYAEKDQVWGASYTSKKLREAYKIGAEKIGWKDRNKIPGKVEGYLKTGIGMASQIWWGGGGPPAHANMKISKDGIVNVYSGTQDIGTGTYTFISQIAAEILEIPLEKIKVHLGNTDYPFGPSSGGSTTAPSISPAVRDAAEKMKRKLFSAASALTNISEDRLDYSEGVFSSENKNLINIDEIAKQVDDEMLFTKGSREENVEGLIAQTFGAQFAKVEVDILTGNVKVKKIVAAHDTGRILNRQTLENQYHGGIMQGLGFALTEERIMDSDYGKMLNPNMHDYKIPTMLDAPDEIEIIIVTEMDELANNMGVKGIGEPAIIPTAAAIANAVYNAIGVRIKSLPITPDKILNALYKN; encoded by the coding sequence ATGGCAATTAAAAAATCCAAACATTTTTTTGAAGAAGATTTTGTAGAAAAAATTGGCGAAGTCTCAGATGAAAAATACAAACCGCTTCCTCCTAATAAAGAATTAAAATTTATCGGAAAGAAAATTCCAAGATACGATGGATACAATAAAGTTAACGGAAAAGCTGTTTATACTTTCGATATAAATTTACCAAATATGGTTTATGGAAAAATTCTTCGATCAAATATTCCTCATGCAAAAATTAAATCGATAGATATTTCAAAAGCTAAAAACATAGACGGTGTTTTAGAAATTTTAACTTTTGAAAATACTCAAGAATATAATTGGTACGGTAATACAAGTAAATTATTTGATCAGCATCTAAGATATGAAGGTGATGAAATTGCATGTGTTTGTGCAACATCTCAAAAAATTGCAGAAGAAGCGGTAAAGAAAATTATAGTGAGTTTTGCAAAATTACCATTTGAAGTTGATGCGGAAAAATCTCTAAAATCTGAAAATCTAAAAATTCATGAAGCCGGAAATATTAGCAGAGAAAAACCGGATGAATATTCAAGAGGCAATATTGATGCTGGTTTTGAGCAATCTGAAGTAATTCTTGAAGATACATTTACAACACAAATTGCTATTCACAATCCAACGGAAGTTCATTGCAGTGTTGTAAATTGGGAGGGCGAAAAATTAAAAATTTGGGATTCTACACAAGGAATTTTTGAAGTTAGAAATTCAATTGCAAAAAGTTTGGGATTGAAAGAAGAAAATGTACAAGTAATAAAAGAATATATGGGTGGTGGTTTCGGCAGCAAATTGGAAGCTGGAAAATATACTTTGATGGCATCATTATTAGCTAAGAAATTAAAACGTCCGGTAAAAATTGTTTTAGATAGAAAAGAAATGAATTTGGCAGTTGGCAATCGACCGGATTCAAAACAAACTTTGAAAGTTGGAGTAAAAAAAGACGGAACAATTTTGGCATTAAGCCATCATTCAATTGCAAATGTTGGAGCTTATCCAAGCGGCGGCGGTTGCAGTTGGCCCGCAAGAAGTATGTATCAAATTCCTAATGTAAAAACTGTTGATTACAGCATTTTTACTAATACCGGAAGAGGACGCGCTTTTAGAGCTCCCGGACATGTACAAGGAACTTTTGCACTTGATTCAATTTTGGATGATGTTGCAGAAAAAATCGTAATGGATCCATTGGAGTTTAGAATAAAAAATTATGCTGAAAAAGATCAAGTTTGGGGAGCGAGTTATACTTCTAAAAAATTGAGAGAAGCATATAAAATAGGTGCAGAAAAAATAGGATGGAAAGATAGAAATAAAATTCCGGGAAAAGTTGAAGGATATTTAAAAACCGGAATTGGGATGGCATCACAAATTTGGTGGGGAGGCGGCGGTCCGCCAGCACACGCAAATATGAAAATTTCAAAAGATGGAATTGTTAATGTTTATTCCGGCACGCAAGATATTGGAACGGGAACTTATACTTTTATCTCCCAAATAGCAGCAGAAATATTAGAAATTCCTTTAGAAAAAATTAAAGTTCATTTGGGAAATACAGATTATCCTTTTGGCCCATCAAGTGGAGGAAGTACAACAGCTCCTTCAATTTCACCGGCAGTTAGAGATGCAGCGGAAAAAATGAAGAGAAAATTATTTTCAGCAGCTTCGGCATTGACTAATATTTCTGAAGATAGATTGGATTATTCTGAAGGAGTTTTTTCTTCGGAAAATAAGAATCTAATAAATATTGATGAAATTGCAAAACAAGTTGATGATGAAATGTTATTTACAAAAGGATCTCGCGAAGAAAATGTTGAAGGATTAATTGCTCAAACTTTTGGTGCTCAATTTGCAAAAGTTGAAGTTGATATTTTAACCGGAAATGTTAAGGTTAAAAAAATTGTTGCAGCACATGATACCGGACGAATATTAAATAGACAAACTTTGGAAAACCAATATCACGGCGGAATAATGCAAGGTTTAGGTTTTGCATTAACAGAAGAAAGAATTATGGATTCGGATTATGGGAAAATGTTAAACCCCAATATGCATGATTATAAAATTCCTACAATGCTTGATGCACCGGACGAGATTGAAATAATTATTGTAACTGAAATGGATGAACTTGCTAATAATATGGGAGTTAAAGGAATTGGTGAACCGGCAATTATTCCAACAGCTGCGGCTATTGCCAATGCAGTTTACAATGCAATTGGAGTAAGAATTAAAAGTCTTCCAATAACTCCGGATAAAATTTTAAATGCACTTTATAAAAATTGA
- a CDS encoding FAD binding domain-containing protein, with translation MNNFEYMQPQSIESASTYIKKNNKSFLYAGGTDILGLIKDDIISPNQLVNLKNIKSLSYIKFDDKEGLKIGALTKLSEIEKSEIVKNKFNVLQQSVKEIATLQLRNVGTIGGNICQRPRCFYFRGDYDCIRKGGDTCFAVTGNNKYHCIIGGGPCYIVHPSDSAVALLALNAKFKISDGKAEKIIPAKEFFVLPNVNDQKENILKDGEILTEIIIPSVPNTVSKYIKVKERGAWDFALVSIAGVFEIENKIIKFGKITFGGVAPIPWEEEKLNAELTNFKIDESNIEKLSTFAFAKSEALEMNTYKIQMAKNLVKKLLLEFA, from the coding sequence ATGAACAATTTTGAATATATGCAACCGCAATCAATTGAATCAGCTTCAACTTACATAAAGAAAAATAATAAATCTTTTTTATATGCCGGCGGTACAGATATACTTGGGTTAATAAAAGATGATATTATTTCACCAAATCAATTGGTGAATTTGAAAAATATAAAATCGCTTAGTTACATTAAGTTTGATGATAAAGAAGGTTTGAAGATTGGTGCATTAACAAAATTAAGCGAAATTGAAAAAAGTGAAATTGTTAAAAATAAATTTAATGTTTTGCAACAATCAGTTAAAGAAATTGCAACATTACAATTAAGAAACGTTGGAACAATCGGGGGAAATATTTGCCAGCGTCCGCGCTGTTTTTATTTTAGAGGAGATTATGATTGCATACGCAAAGGTGGTGATACATGTTTTGCGGTAACCGGAAATAATAAATACCATTGTATTATTGGCGGCGGACCTTGTTATATTGTTCATCCTTCAGACTCAGCGGTTGCACTTTTAGCATTAAACGCAAAGTTTAAAATAAGTGATGGAAAAGCTGAAAAAATAATCCCGGCGAAGGAATTTTTTGTTCTGCCAAATGTAAATGATCAAAAAGAAAATATTTTAAAAGACGGAGAAATTTTAACTGAAATTATTATTCCAAGTGTACCTAATACAGTTTCAAAATATATAAAAGTTAAAGAAAGAGGTGCTTGGGATTTTGCCTTAGTTAGCATTGCCGGAGTTTTTGAAATCGAAAATAAAATTATTAAATTTGGAAAAATTACTTTTGGCGGAGTTGCTCCCATTCCTTGGGAAGAAGAAAAACTAAATGCAGAATTGACGAATTTTAAAATTGATGAAAGTAATATTGAAAAATTATCTACATTTGCCTTTGCAAAATCCGAAGCTTTAGAAATGAATACTTATAAAATTCAAATGGCGAAAAATTTGGTTAAAAAATTGTTATTGGAATTCGCTTAA
- the mtgA gene encoding monofunctional biosynthetic peptidoglycan transglycosylase, with amino-acid sequence MFKKIWKIFLSLFLFFIITTILIVGIFRFLPIPTSSFIIQQKIKNVIDGNFESVKYDWTDYDEISNSAKLAVIAAEDQKFFDHFGFDFQSIEKALKRNKKSKITRGASTITQQTAKNLFLWSDKSFVRKGLEVYFTLLLELIWSKDRILEVYLNVAEFGENVYGVQAAAKKFFKRDADKLTNQNAAMLAAVLPNPKKYKVNTLTNYRQRRVIWIQRQMRQLGEEILKEQTKVKKL; translated from the coding sequence ATGTTTAAAAAAATCTGGAAAATATTTCTTTCACTTTTTCTTTTTTTTATAATTACAACAATTTTAATTGTGGGAATATTTAGATTTCTTCCAATTCCTACTTCATCATTTATAATTCAACAAAAAATCAAAAATGTTATTGATGGTAATTTTGAATCGGTAAAATATGATTGGACAGATTATGATGAAATATCTAATTCTGCAAAACTAGCGGTAATTGCAGCAGAAGATCAAAAATTTTTTGATCATTTTGGATTTGATTTCCAATCGATTGAAAAAGCTTTGAAGAGGAATAAAAAAAGTAAAATTACACGTGGTGCAAGTACAATTACTCAACAGACGGCAAAAAATTTATTTCTTTGGTCAGATAAAAGTTTTGTTAGAAAAGGTTTGGAAGTTTATTTTACTTTGCTTTTGGAATTAATATGGTCGAAAGATAGAATTTTAGAAGTTTATTTAAATGTAGCTGAGTTTGGAGAGAATGTTTATGGAGTTCAAGCAGCTGCAAAAAAATTTTTTAAAAGAGATGCTGATAAATTAACAAATCAAAATGCAGCAATGCTCGCTGCTGTTTTACCAAATCCAAAAAAATATAAAGTTAATACTTTAACCAATTACAGACAAAGAAGAGTTATATGGATTCAGAGACAAATGCGGCAATTGGGTGAGGAAATATTGAAAGAGCAAACAAAAGTGAAAAAATTATAA
- a CDS encoding ATP-binding cassette domain-containing protein has translation MENNISAVILTAMDLEVHYGEQIVLNKASISIHEGDRIGLVGRNGAGKSTFLKIISDHIQPDFGNVAKRKDLQIGFLTQEFTLNQNKNVFQNVMDGADYILKIINEYEELKYDSPRKLILEEKINSVDGWNIENKIKQILESLNAPEGNREIQNLSGGEMRRVALCRSIIAQPDLLILDEPTNHLDTTSIEWIENYLSNYKGTCIFVTHDRYFLDRIANRIVELSQGEFISHRGNYTDYLINKAERQAIKEVEERKRQNFLRRELEWVVRGPRARRTKAKSRLDTYYEIASQQNLEVELDVDLIIPPPEKLGNTILELKNISYSIENNLLIKDLNFVFTPQRKLGIIGENGIGKTSLLKILLGKLNPDNGDILIGEKTKFNYVDQSRLILNDEDSVIDAISEGNNFIKFGDQQLTVWSYLRRFLFTDDRINTLVGRLSGGEKSRLTLAQILKNGGNFLMLDEPTNDLDLPTLRILEEALLAFNGCVVVVSHDRYFLNRICNGILAFEGNGNIFFSEGNYDYFIEKKTKRNFAEDKITPKVEKEIIYEKAKPRKLTWKEKKELETIEEKIIKAEEEVSRIEQIFSLEDFYEKYGTKTTELNNDLNLAQEKVKNLYNRWEELEKIGKS, from the coding sequence ATGGAAAATAATATTAGTGCGGTTATTCTTACTGCAATGGATCTTGAAGTTCATTACGGTGAACAAATTGTTTTAAATAAAGCATCGATTAGTATTCATGAAGGTGATCGGATTGGTTTAGTCGGCAGAAATGGTGCGGGAAAATCTACTTTTCTTAAAATTATTTCTGATCATATTCAACCAGATTTCGGGAATGTTGCAAAAAGAAAAGATCTTCAAATTGGATTTTTAACTCAAGAATTTACACTTAATCAAAATAAAAATGTTTTTCAAAATGTTATGGATGGTGCTGATTATATTTTAAAAATTATAAATGAATATGAAGAATTAAAATATGATTCGCCGAGAAAATTAATTTTAGAAGAAAAAATTAATTCTGTTGATGGCTGGAATATTGAAAATAAAATTAAACAAATACTTGAATCTTTAAATGCTCCAGAAGGAAATAGAGAAATTCAAAATTTATCCGGCGGAGAAATGAGGAGAGTTGCTTTATGCCGATCAATTATAGCTCAACCCGATTTACTAATTTTAGATGAACCTACAAATCATTTGGATACAACTTCTATTGAGTGGATTGAAAATTATTTAAGCAATTACAAAGGTACTTGCATATTTGTAACTCACGATAGATATTTTTTGGATAGAATTGCAAACAGAATTGTTGAATTATCTCAAGGTGAATTTATTTCGCACAGAGGAAATTATACCGATTATTTAATAAACAAAGCTGAAAGACAAGCTATAAAAGAAGTTGAAGAACGAAAGCGTCAAAACTTTTTGCGAAGAGAATTGGAATGGGTTGTGCGTGGACCAAGAGCCAGAAGGACAAAAGCTAAAAGTCGTTTAGATACTTATTATGAAATTGCTTCTCAACAAAATTTAGAAGTTGAACTAGATGTTGATTTGATAATTCCACCACCGGAAAAACTTGGGAATACAATTCTTGAGTTAAAAAATATTTCCTATTCAATTGAAAATAATCTTCTTATAAAAGACTTAAATTTCGTTTTTACTCCGCAAAGAAAGTTAGGAATAATTGGCGAAAATGGAATTGGAAAAACATCTTTACTTAAGATTCTACTTGGCAAGCTTAATCCGGATAATGGAGATATTTTAATTGGTGAAAAAACTAAATTCAATTATGTGGATCAGTCAAGATTGATATTGAATGACGAAGATTCTGTAATTGATGCAATTAGTGAAGGTAATAATTTTATAAAATTTGGTGATCAGCAGTTAACAGTTTGGTCATACTTAAGGAGATTTCTATTTACTGATGACAGAATAAATACATTAGTAGGCAGACTTTCCGGAGGTGAAAAAAGCAGATTAACACTTGCACAAATACTAAAAAACGGCGGAAACTTTTTAATGCTGGATGAACCGACAAATGATTTAGATTTACCAACATTAAGAATTCTTGAAGAAGCACTTCTTGCATTTAACGGCTGCGTAGTGGTTGTTAGTCATGATAGATATTTTCTAAATAGAATTTGCAATGGAATTTTAGCATTTGAAGGTAACGGAAATATTTTTTTTAGTGAAGGGAACTATGATTATTTCATTGAAAAAAAAACAAAGAGAAATTTTGCTGAAGATAAAATTACTCCAAAAGTTGAGAAGGAAATAATTTATGAAAAAGCTAAACCAAGAAAATTAACTTGGAAAGAAAAAAAAGAACTAGAAACTATTGAAGAAAAAATCATAAAAGCTGAAGAAGAAGTAAGCAGAATTGAACAAATTTTTTCGTTGGAAGATTTTTATGAAAAGTACGGAACTAAAACAACCGAATTAAATAATGATTTAAATTTAGCTCAAGAAAAAGTTAAAAATCTTTATAACAGATGGGAAGAATTGGAGAAAATAGGGAAAAGTTAA
- a CDS encoding tyrosine-type recombinase/integrase: protein MTIHFYLPRYKSKYPEQTIFCRFYENKKEFNLNTGEKVNPNYWDKEQQRASIRSTKNPLLKSVLSDLNETLDLYQFKAKKIYKDIKDRNFSASFEEIKRGIIGGFDQKEEITVVSIYDEFLKFKEREGKIVFRTIQKHKRVKSILQDFEKYKRKKLLFSDVNEDFINEIFQYIVNEINLINVTAIKNIQHFKTYLYWCANKKRGYLDNTDFAAYKFEKNNEFEVIYLTSDELMKLYNLDIVNEKLQRVRDSFCFQCFTGVRFSDLEKIEWEDIRNSTWSFRSMKTRDLLNIPLSGFALSIITKYKDHVKPLIIISNQKTNLYLKELCKLAEINSLTTITRQQGNEWKKITKPKYEFIGTHTARRTFITLSIEKGMKPDVIMSITGHKSYRMMQKYLTIAEKHARDEMDKVWGSPLRILK from the coding sequence ATGACAATTCATTTTTATCTGCCTAGATATAAATCTAAATATCCAGAACAAACTATTTTTTGTCGATTTTACGAAAACAAAAAGGAATTTAATTTAAATACTGGGGAAAAAGTAAATCCAAATTATTGGGATAAAGAGCAGCAGCGAGCTTCTATTCGTAGTACGAAAAATCCTCTGTTGAAAAGTGTACTTTCAGACTTAAATGAAACTCTTGATTTGTATCAATTTAAAGCAAAAAAAATCTATAAAGATATAAAAGATAGAAATTTTTCAGCATCATTTGAAGAAATTAAAAGAGGTATAATTGGTGGTTTTGACCAAAAGGAAGAAATTACAGTTGTATCAATTTATGATGAGTTTTTAAAGTTTAAAGAAAGAGAAGGGAAAATAGTTTTTAGAACTATCCAAAAACATAAAAGAGTAAAAAGTATTTTACAGGATTTTGAAAAATATAAGAGAAAGAAATTACTTTTTAGTGACGTTAACGAAGATTTTATTAATGAAATTTTTCAATATATTGTAAATGAAATAAATCTAATAAATGTTACAGCAATAAAAAATATCCAACATTTCAAAACATATTTATATTGGTGTGCAAATAAGAAGAGAGGTTATTTAGATAATACCGATTTCGCAGCTTACAAGTTTGAAAAAAACAATGAATTTGAAGTAATTTATCTTACTAGTGATGAACTAATGAAATTATATAATCTTGACATTGTAAATGAAAAACTTCAGAGAGTAAGGGACTCATTTTGTTTTCAATGTTTTACTGGTGTTAGATTCTCAGATCTTGAAAAAATAGAATGGGAAGATATTAGAAATTCTACATGGAGTTTTAGATCAATGAAAACAAGGGATTTACTTAATATTCCGTTAAGTGGTTTTGCTCTTAGTATCATAACAAAGTATAAGGATCATGTAAAACCTCTTATAATTATATCAAATCAAAAGACAAACTTATATCTAAAAGAACTTTGTAAACTTGCTGAAATTAATTCATTGACCACCATAACAAGGCAACAGGGGAACGAGTGGAAAAAAATAACAAAACCAAAATATGAATTTATAGGTACACATACAGCAAGACGTACTTTTATCACTTTGTCCATTGAAAAAGGAATGAAGCCAGATGTGATTATGAGTATTACGGGACATAAATCTTATAGAATGATGCAGAAATATTTAACGATAGCTGAAAAACATGCACGTGATGAAATGGATAAAGTTTGGGGAAGCCCGCTTAGAATATTAAAATAA
- a CDS encoding replication-relaxation family protein, translated as MISEFGILLNDQIALLNNSGKRIIQKKIAKFSKHYLVNLKQRYSSENHGRPENIISISEKGVKLLQNENLIDSKIPVERFTADKIYNTEHEILTNWFRIHLQYIQVKISNLKTEFISSTTPFIPLNKNGQTLISENLLIENSTVTLIPDGVFYIKSENQNKSLLFFLEVDMGTESLQNKGFKSNSIASKIQNYQAHFQSEKYLRYQKKWNTIFNGFRLLIITNTAKRKISISNFINSDSSNDFVWVADQSEMFEKGLGGRIWSRGGKLSIPQDSILGPTINFEERIIQSK; from the coding sequence ATGATTTCAGAATTTGGAATTTTACTAAATGACCAAATAGCATTATTGAATAATTCTGGGAAAAGAATCATTCAAAAAAAAATCGCAAAATTTTCAAAGCACTATCTGGTAAATTTAAAACAAAGATACTCTTCAGAAAATCATGGTCGTCCGGAAAATATTATTTCAATCAGCGAGAAAGGAGTTAAACTTCTTCAAAATGAAAATTTAATTGATAGCAAAATTCCAGTTGAAAGATTTACAGCTGATAAAATTTATAACACTGAACATGAGATATTAACAAATTGGTTTAGAATACATTTGCAATATATTCAAGTTAAGATCTCTAATTTAAAAACAGAATTTATTTCATCAACAACACCATTTATTCCATTAAACAAAAATGGACAAACTTTAATATCAGAAAATCTGTTGATAGAAAATTCAACTGTGACATTAATTCCCGATGGAGTTTTTTATATAAAAAGTGAAAATCAAAATAAAAGTTTGCTATTCTTTCTTGAAGTTGATATGGGAACTGAATCACTTCAAAATAAAGGATTCAAATCAAACAGTATTGCTTCCAAAATCCAAAATTATCAAGCTCATTTTCAGTCAGAAAAATATTTGCGATATCAAAAAAAATGGAATACAATCTTTAATGGATTTAGATTACTCATTATAACGAACACAGCAAAAAGAAAAATTAGTATTTCGAATTTTATAAATTCTGATAGCTCAAATGATTTCGTTTGGGTAGCAGATCAATCCGAAATGTTTGAGAAAGGATTGGGTGGAAGAATTTGGTCAAGAGGAGGAAAGTTATCGATTCCGCAAGATTCTATTCTTGGTCCAACGATAAATTTTGAAGAAAGAATTATCCAGTCTAAATAA
- a CDS encoding DUF87 domain-containing protein: MIFNYQYLPKTKEYESIKNNDSKNYALPINSNYLINNSKEKNYFSTLETTNKNYKSGTDIADMITNDKLNFLGTTVNHLKSQIEQRSKIRDDQVKDLDKMIRECDVGVMNLESWPMFTNQLVEKKRADFKTSIQKLELEKQKEMLNCWKDQNMLYKELLETLGEYKNVQRRSKMLSGGFLELLVEDICVKLRPILGEKIDSLWRAYLVEDMDGKREIEQILNMLYLDNLNTEISSDNADNLLAPPPAENVRGEYPIGEIMYAGKKLYPFCLRENDWIKHVLIVGASGSGKTNLCFQVLKNFIHKNKPFLVLDWKRNYRDIVTESFGKDIRVYTVGRDVAPFMFNPLIPPPGTSPKTWLKS; the protein is encoded by the coding sequence ATGATATTCAACTATCAATACCTACCAAAGACAAAAGAATATGAAAGCATAAAAAACAATGATTCAAAAAATTATGCCTTACCAATAAACTCAAATTACTTGATAAATAATTCAAAAGAGAAAAATTACTTCTCAACTCTAGAAACAACAAATAAAAACTACAAATCCGGCACCGATATAGCCGATATGATAACAAATGATAAATTAAATTTCTTGGGAACAACGGTAAATCATCTTAAATCTCAAATCGAACAAAGAAGTAAAATTCGTGATGATCAAGTAAAAGATCTGGACAAAATGATAAGGGAGTGTGATGTGGGAGTTATGAATCTGGAGTCTTGGCCAATGTTTACAAATCAATTGGTTGAAAAGAAAAGAGCCGACTTTAAGACAAGTATTCAAAAACTGGAATTGGAAAAACAAAAAGAAATGCTTAATTGCTGGAAGGATCAAAACATGCTTTACAAAGAATTACTTGAAACACTCGGCGAATATAAAAATGTTCAGAGAAGATCAAAAATGTTATCCGGGGGTTTTTTAGAATTGTTAGTTGAAGATATTTGTGTAAAGTTAAGACCAATACTTGGCGAGAAAATTGATAGTCTGTGGCGGGCTTATTTAGTTGAAGATATGGATGGCAAAAGAGAAATCGAACAAATTCTTAATATGCTTTATTTAGACAATTTGAATACTGAAATTTCTTCAGACAATGCTGATAATTTATTGGCTCCACCTCCGGCTGAAAATGTCCGAGGCGAATACCCAATCGGAGAAATCATGTACGCCGGTAAAAAACTTTATCCATTTTGCTTAAGAGAGAATGACTGGATAAAACACGTGTTAATAGTCGGCGCTTCGGGTTCGGGCAAAACAAACTTATGTTTTCAAGTTCTAAAGAACTTTATACATAAAAATAAACCTTTTCTTGTTTTGGATTGGAAAAGAAATTACCGGGATATTGTAACTGAAAGTTTTGGCAAAGATATAAGAGTTTATACAGTTGGAAGAGACGTTGCTCCATTTATGTTTAATCCTCTTATTCCTCCTCCGGGTACTTCTCCGAAAACTTGGTTAAAAAGTTAA
- a CDS encoding recombinase family protein, producing the protein MRRAFVYLRVSTGEQAKGYSLDAQFDEIKNYCENNDIQIIEKFTDSMSGTKLTERKGLMDLLDRIDVDKPSTVIATESDRISRNTLQFGWIDTHLSMKGIKLLLVNEREADSPFEKAFQKIRAVFSEFETDLRQWRINRGREKAKSNARFMNRPPFGYKVIGRDVIVDSDCKDVVVNIFEDYFDRVPIKKIAREIGKSPGSVRYILSNYFYIDSKLNGDHEVFIDVVKFEHVQFRLKFSKEFSTKR; encoded by the coding sequence ATGAGAAGAGCTTTTGTGTATTTAAGAGTTAGTACCGGTGAACAGGCAAAAGGTTATTCTTTGGATGCTCAATTCGATGAGATTAAAAATTATTGTGAGAATAATGATATTCAGATTATTGAAAAATTTACTGATTCAATGAGCGGAACAAAATTAACCGAGAGAAAAGGTCTGATGGATCTTCTTGACCGTATTGATGTAGATAAGCCTAGTACAGTTATTGCAACTGAGTCTGACCGCATTTCACGAAATACTTTGCAGTTTGGTTGGATTGATACTCACTTATCAATGAAAGGAATAAAATTATTATTGGTTAATGAACGAGAGGCTGACAGCCCTTTTGAAAAAGCATTTCAAAAGATTAGGGCTGTGTTCTCTGAGTTTGAGACTGATCTTAGGCAATGGAGAATAAATCGTGGAAGAGAAAAAGCAAAGTCTAATGCCCGTTTTATGAATCGTCCTCCTTTTGGTTATAAAGTTATTGGCAGAGATGTTATTGTTGATTCCGATTGTAAGGATGTTGTCGTTAATATTTTTGAGGATTATTTTGATAGAGTTCCGATAAAGAAAATTGCTAGGGAGATTGGTAAGAGTCCGGGTAGTGTTAGATATATTTTAAGTAATTATTTTTATATTGATTCTAAGTTGAATGGCGATCATGAGGTTTTTATTGATGTCGTTAAGTTTGAACATGTGCAGTTCAGATTAAAATTTTCTAAAGAGTTTTCTACTAAAAGGTAG